In Ignavibacteriales bacterium, a single window of DNA contains:
- a CDS encoding polyribonucleotide nucleotidyltransferase, translating into MVIKKEIELGGRTFSLETGKYAKQADGSVMVRYGDTMVLATVVASMDVKEGQDFFPLQVEYRERTAAAGKIPGGFLKREGRPSEKEILSARLIDRPIRPMFPEEFKSETQVVLTVFSSDVENDADCLGAVGASAALMISNIPFAGPVAEVRVGRVDGTLIINPTFSELAKSDLDVTVAGTSDSIVMVEGEAKEILEQDLLGVLRFAQENIKNLCHLQLELVKESNKPKREIPVNILKKELFEPVSKIARTKISQVTHQILMKEDRSKANEEILKACIETLKTDIAGVQLTLDDIDKALHHESPAAFIESKESLIGEIFHDIEYEEMRKMILKDGKRLDGRGVKDIRNITCEIGILPRTHGSALFTRGETQSLTTATLGTKTDEQILDGLLPESTKRFMLHYNFPPYSTGEVGRMTGTGRREVGHGNLAERSLKNLIPSETDFPYTIRIVSDILESNGSSSMATVCAGTLSLMDAGIPLKKSVAGIAMGLIKEGNDIAILSDILGNEDFLGDMDFKVAGTKDGITGLQMDIKIQGISFEVFERALIQAREGRLHILGIMDQTINTPRAELSQYAPRLTTMKIPVDMIGTVIGPGGKMIRQIVKDTGAEINIEDDGTIVIASVSSEGSNKAQAIINSLVEAPEVGKTYKGKVTKIMDFGAFVEFLPGKEGLVHISHLDINRVNKVTDVVNVGDEIEVKLIKIDDEGRKNLSRKALMPGYDAEAEAQKEKERRDSRPPRRDGDRNGGGHRGGGGRRPHRD; encoded by the coding sequence ATGGTAATAAAAAAAGAGATTGAATTAGGAGGTCGTACTTTCTCACTGGAAACAGGGAAGTATGCTAAACAAGCCGATGGCTCCGTGATGGTGCGATATGGCGACACAATGGTGTTGGCAACGGTAGTTGCTTCCATGGATGTGAAAGAAGGACAGGATTTCTTTCCGTTGCAGGTTGAATACAGAGAAAGAACCGCGGCAGCCGGAAAGATTCCGGGTGGTTTCTTGAAGCGCGAAGGAAGACCTTCGGAAAAAGAAATCCTATCTGCACGTCTGATCGACAGGCCCATACGTCCCATGTTCCCCGAAGAATTTAAATCGGAGACGCAGGTTGTTTTGACTGTCTTTTCATCGGATGTTGAAAACGACGCAGATTGCCTGGGGGCAGTTGGCGCATCGGCAGCACTTATGATAAGCAACATACCTTTCGCAGGTCCGGTTGCAGAAGTGAGAGTGGGAAGAGTTGATGGAACATTGATAATCAACCCAACCTTTTCCGAACTCGCGAAAAGTGATCTGGATGTAACAGTAGCAGGTACGAGCGATTCAATCGTAATGGTGGAGGGTGAAGCGAAAGAAATATTAGAACAAGATTTGTTAGGTGTTTTGCGTTTCGCTCAGGAAAATATTAAAAATTTATGTCACCTTCAGTTAGAACTTGTTAAAGAGAGCAATAAGCCAAAACGCGAGATACCGGTTAATATTCTTAAGAAAGAATTATTCGAACCGGTTTCAAAAATTGCAAGAACTAAGATAAGTCAGGTTACTCATCAGATACTGATGAAAGAAGATCGAAGCAAAGCGAATGAGGAAATATTAAAAGCTTGCATCGAAACTTTGAAAACAGATATTGCTGGAGTTCAACTAACTCTGGACGATATCGATAAGGCGCTTCATCATGAAAGTCCTGCGGCATTCATCGAATCAAAGGAATCTCTCATCGGAGAAATATTCCACGATATCGAATATGAAGAGATGCGCAAGATGATTTTGAAAGATGGAAAACGTCTTGACGGCCGCGGAGTTAAAGATATTCGTAACATAACCTGCGAGATAGGAATTTTACCGAGAACTCACGGGTCGGCTTTGTTCACTCGCGGAGAAACTCAGAGTTTAACCACTGCCACGCTCGGCACAAAAACGGATGAACAAATTTTGGACGGTCTACTTCCGGAATCGACAAAACGGTTCATGCTTCATTATAACTTTCCGCCATACTCAACCGGTGAAGTTGGAAGAATGACAGGAACCGGAAGACGTGAAGTTGGGCATGGTAACCTTGCCGAAAGATCTTTAAAAAATCTAATTCCATCCGAGACCGATTTCCCATATACGATCAGAATAGTGTCAGATATTCTAGAATCAAACGGATCGTCGTCAATGGCAACAGTTTGTGCCGGTACTCTCTCGCTGATGGATGCAGGCATTCCGCTTAAAAAATCTGTAGCCGGAATCGCGATGGGTTTGATAAAAGAAGGAAACGACATTGCCATACTGAGCGATATACTTGGCAATGAAGATTTTCTTGGAGATATGGATTTCAAAGTTGCGGGTACAAAAGATGGAATCACCGGACTTCAAATGGACATCAAAATTCAAGGAATATCATTCGAGGTATTCGAACGCGCTTTGATTCAAGCACGCGAAGGTCGGCTGCATATACTTGGTATAATGGATCAAACCATAAACACACCCAGGGCAGAATTATCACAATACGCTCCGCGATTGACTACGATGAAAATTCCTGTCGATATGATCGGAACAGTTATCGGTCCGGGCGGAAAAATGATCCGTCAGATTGTAAAAGATACCGGTGCCGAAATCAACATTGAAGACGATGGAACAATCGTTATTGCATCAGTCTCTTCAGAGGGAAGCAACAAAGCACAAGCTATCATCAATAGTTTGGTAGAAGCGCCCGAAGTTGGAAAAACATACAAAGGCAAAGTTACCAAGATTATGGATTTTGGAGCATTCGTAGAATTCCTACCGGGTAAAGAAGGACTTGTTCATATTTCTCATCTCGATATCAACCGAGTTAATAAAGTGACAGATGTTGTTAATGTTGGAGACGAGATTGAAGTCAAGCTGATAAAGATTGATGATGAGGGAAGAAAAAATCTAAGTCGAAAAGCGCTTATGCCCGGTTACGATGCCGAGGCAGAAGCCCAGAAAGAAAAAGAGCGCCGCGACTCGCGCCCGCCACGGCGTGATGGCGATAGAAACGGCGGAGGACATCGCGGAGGCGGTGGTCGCAGACCGCATCGCGATTAG
- the rpsO gene encoding 30S ribosomal protein S15, which translates to MPLTKEKKQELMTKYGKTPTDSGSPEVQIAILTTRINELSSHFAANVKDNHSRYGLLKMVGKRRRLLEYLQNKNIERYRTILKELELRK; encoded by the coding sequence ATGCCACTGACAAAAGAAAAAAAACAGGAGCTCATGACAAAATACGGCAAGACGCCGACCGATTCAGGATCACCCGAGGTTCAGATCGCGATTCTTACAACAAGAATTAACGAACTCTCCTCGCACTTCGCAGCGAACGTGAAAGATAATCATTCGCGGTACGGATTGCTGAAGATGGTTGGAAAGCGACGCCGGTTACTGGAATATCTCCAGAATAAGAATATTGAGCGATACCGCACAATATTGAAGGAACTGGAATTAAGAAAATAA
- a CDS encoding bifunctional riboflavin kinase/FAD synthetase has product MNVIASTNELQSGKKSVVTIGTYDGVHEGHRAILKRVLNKAKQNDGQSIVVTFDPHPKEVVGRGKVGLLTTLDERIAIMQELGVDNVLVLKFTYEFSQQTSREFYRNHILPNANVTDVIVGYDHSFGKDRNSNISDLEKLGKEYSFNVEVVSPTSIDNDIVSSTKIRNLLKEGLVDRAALYLGIPYFMKGIVISGDRRGATLGFPTANIKLSSEFKIVPRDGVYCVSAELENNKFIGMMNIGYRPTFQKADEKYLEVNLFDFKSDLYGKNIKINFLKWIREEKVFKTKENLINQLQSDRSECQSYAAASQIL; this is encoded by the coding sequence ATGAATGTAATTGCTTCTACAAACGAATTGCAATCGGGAAAAAAAAGTGTTGTTACCATTGGAACCTATGACGGTGTTCACGAAGGTCACCGCGCAATACTGAAGCGTGTTTTGAATAAAGCGAAACAAAACGATGGACAAAGTATTGTTGTTACATTCGATCCTCATCCAAAAGAAGTTGTTGGTCGGGGAAAAGTGGGATTACTAACCACTCTCGATGAGCGAATAGCGATAATGCAAGAACTCGGTGTCGATAACGTTTTAGTGTTGAAATTCACGTATGAATTTTCTCAACAGACATCCCGTGAATTCTATCGAAATCATATTCTCCCAAACGCAAATGTAACCGACGTGATAGTCGGGTATGACCATTCTTTCGGGAAAGATAGAAATTCGAATATATCTGATTTGGAAAAGTTAGGTAAAGAATATAGTTTTAATGTTGAAGTTGTTTCCCCCACTTCGATAGATAACGACATCGTTAGCAGTACAAAAATTAGAAATTTATTGAAGGAAGGATTGGTCGATAGGGCGGCACTTTATCTCGGTATTCCTTATTTTATGAAAGGAATTGTAATATCAGGAGACAGGCGTGGTGCGACCCTCGGTTTCCCGACCGCAAATATTAAACTCTCATCCGAATTCAAAATAGTTCCCAGGGATGGGGTTTATTGTGTATCGGCAGAGTTGGAAAATAATAAGTTTATCGGTATGATGAATATCGGATATAGGCCCACATTTCAGAAGGCCGATGAAAAATATCTGGAAGTAAATCTTTTCGATTTCAAAAGCGATCTTTACGGTAAAAATATTAAGATCAATTTCCTGAAATGGATAAGAGAAGAAAAAGTTTTTAAAACGAAAGAAAATTTAATCAATCAATTACAGAGTGATCGCAGCGAGTGTCAGAGCTACGCGGCTGCGTCACAGATACTTTAG
- the rbfA gene encoding 30S ribosome-binding factor RbfA: MTLRTDKVASLIKEEIGSFITREYRDPAYGLITVTEVIVTPDIRIAKIYISIMGSEKIKDATFRMLEDNKGQLRSVIGSHLSLKFTPAIQLYMDETLDRVEKIDKLLKQIHEKEEHKDGQ, translated from the coding sequence ATGACGTTACGAACTGACAAAGTTGCTTCATTAATAAAAGAAGAAATCGGTTCTTTCATCACGCGAGAGTATCGCGATCCGGCTTACGGATTGATAACGGTTACCGAAGTTATAGTTACACCCGATATTAGAATAGCTAAAATATATATCAGTATAATGGGATCTGAAAAAATTAAAGATGCCACGTTCAGAATGCTCGAGGATAACAAAGGCCAGTTACGATCAGTCATCGGTTCTCATCTTAGTTTGAAGTTTACTCCGGCAATTCAGCTCTACATGGATGAGACTCTCGATCGTGTTGAAAAGATAGATAAATTATTGAAACAGATACACGAAAAAGAGGAACATAAAGACGGGCAATGA
- the infB gene encoding translation initiation factor IF-2 produces the protein MTEKSHPKKKIYQIAKEINISHETLMEYLKKRGHEVKSHMSLVDDLMMHDILSHFKKDKEVADKHQKKIQTIRDAKKKADTKTSEQLEVQKSKLIKRKKVTETKEEPVTPIAETTIVETVPTQIAIPVEVPLSEDQKIKQEETSADVGILSEQRVESTSEVSEAAEVTEVLEEEILTTEEIIPQSPAPAEEGPKEVVKEKKTHEIMRRLTPKMGLKIKGKIDLAEVKRTTDILEGTTKPEQEAASKTDEAKKKKKKKKRIKAEPAVVVKEKEEDELLRKAKKKRKLKYREVDQEEVDEAIKRTLAEMDESAPVITRASFKKKRKEKRLIEEQRQRDEQALEASILRVTEFVSVSELSNLMGVSVADVIKKCIELGIMVSINQRLDKDTITLVADEFGFEVKFFSELTEDAVVDIPDEEAELEPRPPVVTIMGHVDHGKTSLLDYIRQANVVAGEAGGITQHIGAYMVSLSETKSITFLDTPGHEAFTAMRARGAQLTDIVVLVVAADDNVMPQTVEAISHSQAANVPIIIAINKMDKADANADRIRQQLSDKNVLIEEWGGKYQCVELSARTGKNVDLLLEKIALESDVLNLKANPNREARGAVIEAQVDKGKGTVATILVQKGKLMIGDPFVSGIQSGRVRAMYDERGHRVDSAGPSTPVQVLGFDGVPQAGDSLIVVDSDREAREISLRRQQLKREQDFRLIRSVTLDDLSQKIKDGQIKELKVVVKGDVDGSVGALADSLMKIFHSEVRVSVIHRAVGTITESDVLLAAASGAVIIGFHVRPNINARRLAEQENVDIRLYNIIYDAIDDVKKALEGLLAPEKKEEITATIEVRDIFKVPKMGTIAGCFVQDGKIARGNKVRLVRDGIVMFEGGLSSLKRFKDDVREVESGFECGIGLDGFNDIKVGDIIEGYKVVETMRKLGA, from the coding sequence ATGACTGAAAAATCGCATCCAAAGAAAAAGATTTATCAAATAGCGAAAGAAATCAATATCTCGCACGAGACATTGATGGAGTATTTGAAAAAAAGAGGGCATGAAGTCAAAAGCCACATGAGCTTGGTTGACGATCTCATGATGCATGATATTCTTTCGCATTTCAAAAAGGATAAGGAAGTCGCTGATAAGCATCAGAAAAAAATTCAAACTATTCGCGACGCGAAGAAAAAAGCAGATACGAAAACAAGCGAACAACTCGAAGTTCAAAAATCAAAACTTATCAAACGCAAGAAGGTTACAGAAACCAAAGAAGAACCTGTAACACCGATTGCAGAAACAACGATTGTAGAGACTGTACCAACTCAGATCGCTATTCCGGTAGAAGTACCACTATCCGAAGATCAAAAAATAAAACAAGAAGAAACATCGGCAGATGTTGGAATATTGTCGGAACAAAGAGTTGAATCAACATCAGAAGTTTCTGAAGCTGCTGAAGTAACCGAGGTCCTTGAAGAAGAAATTCTTACAACCGAAGAAATTATTCCTCAATCTCCGGCACCTGCGGAAGAAGGACCGAAAGAAGTTGTCAAAGAGAAAAAGACTCATGAAATCATGAGACGTTTGACACCTAAAATGGGACTGAAGATAAAAGGCAAAATTGACCTTGCCGAGGTCAAGCGTACAACCGATATTCTGGAAGGAACCACAAAACCTGAACAGGAAGCTGCATCAAAGACCGATGAAGCAAAGAAAAAGAAGAAAAAGAAAAAGCGTATCAAAGCTGAACCTGCAGTTGTAGTCAAAGAGAAAGAAGAAGACGAATTACTGCGTAAAGCGAAGAAAAAGCGCAAGTTGAAATATCGGGAAGTGGATCAGGAAGAAGTTGACGAGGCTATTAAAAGAACCTTGGCAGAGATGGACGAGAGTGCTCCGGTTATTACCCGCGCATCTTTTAAGAAAAAGCGAAAAGAAAAACGATTGATTGAAGAACAGCGTCAGAGAGATGAACAGGCGCTCGAAGCATCCATCCTCCGCGTTACCGAATTTGTTTCGGTCAGCGAACTGTCGAATCTTATGGGTGTGTCGGTTGCAGATGTAATTAAAAAATGTATCGAACTCGGAATCATGGTTTCGATTAATCAGAGGCTTGATAAAGACACAATAACGCTCGTCGCTGATGAATTCGGTTTTGAAGTGAAATTTTTCTCTGAACTTACAGAAGATGCTGTTGTAGATATTCCGGATGAAGAAGCTGAGCTTGAACCGAGACCGCCTGTAGTTACCATCATGGGACATGTTGATCATGGTAAAACCTCGTTGCTCGATTATATTAGACAAGCGAATGTAGTTGCCGGTGAAGCTGGAGGAATTACGCAGCATATTGGTGCATACATGGTTTCGTTGAGCGAAACCAAAAGTATCACATTTCTTGATACTCCTGGTCACGAAGCATTCACGGCAATGCGTGCACGTGGCGCTCAATTAACAGACATTGTTGTTCTTGTTGTAGCGGCAGATGATAATGTTATGCCACAGACGGTTGAGGCAATCAGCCATTCGCAAGCGGCGAACGTTCCGATTATTATTGCTATTAATAAAATGGATAAAGCCGACGCAAATGCAGACCGAATAAGGCAACAACTTTCTGATAAAAATGTTTTGATCGAGGAGTGGGGTGGAAAATATCAGTGCGTTGAGTTATCAGCACGTACAGGTAAAAACGTAGATTTGTTGCTCGAAAAGATAGCACTCGAATCGGATGTTTTGAATCTGAAAGCAAATCCAAATCGTGAAGCGCGCGGAGCTGTTATAGAAGCACAGGTTGATAAAGGAAAAGGTACCGTTGCAACTATTTTGGTTCAAAAAGGAAAATTAATGATCGGCGATCCTTTTGTATCGGGAATACAAAGCGGACGTGTACGTGCTATGTATGATGAACGCGGACACCGTGTAGATAGCGCCGGTCCGTCAACACCTGTTCAGGTACTCGGATTCGATGGCGTTCCGCAAGCTGGCGATAGTTTAATAGTCGTTGATAGTGACCGCGAAGCTCGCGAAATAAGTTTGCGCAGACAGCAGTTGAAACGTGAACAAGACTTCCGCCTGATAAGAAGTGTAACGCTCGATGATCTATCACAGAAAATTAAAGATGGTCAAATAAAAGAGTTGAAGGTTGTTGTCAAAGGAGACGTAGATGGATCTGTTGGTGCACTTGCAGATTCATTGATGAAAATATTTCACTCAGAAGTCCGTGTAAGTGTTATCCATCGGGCTGTTGGCACAATCACTGAATCCGATGTTTTATTAGCGGCAGCTTCAGGAGCTGTGATTATAGGATTCCATGTGCGACCGAATATTAACGCTCGCCGGCTCGCTGAGCAGGAGAATGTTGATATACGTCTTTACAACATTATTTACGATGCTATAGATGATGTAAAGAAGGCACTCGAAGGTTTATTAGCGCCCGAAAAGAAAGAAGAAATAACTGCCACTATCGAAGTCCGGGATATATTCAAAGTTCCAAAGATGGGAACAATAGCCGGTTGTTTTGTGCAAGATGGCAAAATAGCCCGTGGAAATAAAGTGCGCTTGGTGAGAGATGGAATTGTAATGTTTGAAGGAGGACTTTCATCATTGAAACGATTCAAAGACGACGTGAGAGAAGTCGAATCCGGTTTTGAATGCGGCATAGGGCTAGACGGTTTTAACGATATCAAAGTTGGAGATATTATCGAAGGTTATAAAGTTGTTGAAACTATGAGGAAATTAGGAGCATAA
- the nusA gene encoding transcription termination/antitermination protein NusA: protein MNYEIVESFSQMVREKRIDKDMLASVIEDVFSMMVKKKYGLDARFDVVVNMDKGDIEIYLEKVIVDKITNPSTEIDLETVRKKTDEPLEIGDDFVEVIDLKDFGRRLVVSAKQNLSQRIKEIEKEVVYGEYSNTIGEIIVGEIYQVRKGEILINHNRNELYLPKNEQIAKERYRKGDTIRAIIKEVRKDTATPMVIISRADPKFLSKLFETEIPEIYDGIIEIKAVVREPGDRSKVAVESHDDRIDAVGACVGMKGVRIHAIVRELNNENIDVINYSDNSTTYITRALAPAKIKSIVVDDSKKIATVMVDKDQASLAIGRNGQNIRLASQLTGFQIDLIKEGAEEEYDMDLAEFREELTIPLYERLVDEGFTTARSVIEANIDALLEIEGLTEDRIRAIKEMMNRELEDAEVDEEAENEYSGESVSTKEETIESKEVSKEDDSVVEEKNESKAND, encoded by the coding sequence ATGAATTACGAAATAGTTGAATCATTTTCTCAAATGGTTCGAGAGAAACGGATCGACAAAGATATGCTGGCAAGTGTCATCGAAGATGTATTCTCGATGATGGTGAAAAAAAAGTACGGATTGGATGCCCGCTTCGATGTTGTGGTCAATATGGATAAGGGTGACATCGAAATTTATCTTGAAAAAGTGATTGTTGACAAAATAACGAATCCTAGCACCGAAATCGATTTAGAAACTGTCCGCAAGAAAACAGACGAACCGCTTGAAATAGGAGATGATTTTGTTGAGGTTATTGACCTGAAAGATTTCGGCAGGCGGCTTGTGGTAAGTGCTAAACAAAATTTAAGTCAGAGAATTAAAGAAATAGAGAAAGAGGTTGTATACGGTGAGTATAGCAATACAATCGGTGAGATCATTGTTGGGGAAATATATCAGGTTCGCAAGGGTGAAATTCTCATCAACCATAATCGCAATGAATTATATCTTCCAAAGAACGAACAGATTGCCAAAGAACGGTACCGCAAAGGCGATACAATCAGGGCAATCATAAAAGAAGTGCGGAAAGATACGGCTACTCCAATGGTAATTATTTCTCGTGCTGATCCGAAATTTCTATCGAAATTATTCGAGACAGAAATTCCGGAAATATACGATGGAATCATAGAAATCAAAGCGGTAGTTCGTGAACCTGGCGATCGTTCAAAGGTTGCGGTTGAATCGCACGATGATCGCATTGATGCCGTTGGCGCTTGCGTAGGTATGAAAGGAGTTCGTATTCACGCGATTGTCCGTGAATTGAACAATGAAAATATAGATGTGATCAATTATTCCGATAATTCGACAACCTACATTACCAGAGCTCTGGCACCTGCGAAAATTAAAAGTATTGTTGTTGATGATTCAAAAAAAATAGCCACAGTCATGGTCGATAAAGATCAGGCTTCCCTGGCAATAGGTAGAAACGGTCAAAACATCAGATTGGCTTCGCAGTTAACCGGATTTCAAATCGATTTGATTAAAGAGGGTGCCGAAGAAGAATACGATATGGACTTGGCTGAATTCAGAGAAGAGTTGACAATTCCGCTCTATGAACGACTTGTTGACGAAGGATTCACAACAGCCCGAAGTGTAATCGAAGCGAATATAGATGCGCTACTCGAGATTGAAGGTTTAACTGAAGATCGAATTCGCGCAATAAAAGAAATGATGAATCGCGAATTGGAAGATGCAGAAGTAGACGAAGAAGCTGAGAATGAATACTCCGGCGAATCTGTGTCAACAAAAGAAGAAACTATTGAATCCAAGGAAGTTTCTAAAGAAGACGATTCAGTAGTAGAAGAAAAAAATGAAAGTAAAGCGAACGATTAA
- a CDS encoding ribosome maturation factor RimP, translating to MSVIDRIRELIEPIIAGSGAFLIDIEIQGGKDGKNLQIYLDTDQGVTTEMCAGISRDLSKLIDTENIFTSRYNLVISSPGLDRPLKYLRQYRKNIGRTLNLKIINADKKENIKGVLSTVCDEEVIIEFNDTEERNIKFSSIVEAIVETPW from the coding sequence GTGTCAGTCATTGATAGAATAAGGGAGCTTATTGAGCCGATTATTGCAGGTAGTGGTGCTTTCTTGATTGATATTGAAATCCAAGGCGGTAAAGATGGAAAAAATTTACAAATCTATCTTGATACAGATCAGGGCGTAACCACAGAAATGTGTGCAGGTATTAGCCGTGATCTTTCGAAGTTGATAGATACCGAAAATATTTTTACATCCCGATATAATTTGGTGATATCTTCACCCGGGCTTGATAGACCTTTGAAATATTTAAGACAATATCGAAAAAATATCGGACGAACACTCAACCTTAAAATAATAAATGCTGATAAAAAAGAAAATATCAAAGGAGTATTATCAACCGTTTGTGATGAAGAAGTAATAATCGAGTTCAATGATACCGAAGAAAGAAATATAAAATTCTCTTCTATTGTTGAAGCGATTGTTGAGACTCCGTGGTAA
- a CDS encoding acyl-CoA thioesterase, whose product MFHNAIYLQYFEIGRIEYLKRIEIDVTAEQINGASKVVIVRNEINYYSPAQFDDSLKVYTRIKYIKNSSFAFEGLIKKSVSNVKIAENISVHVWLDQLTGKSKRVNDRFRDKLKEFEQNSIEFQEENA is encoded by the coding sequence ATATTTCATAATGCCATATATCTTCAATATTTTGAGATTGGCCGGATTGAATATCTCAAGCGAATCGAAATTGATGTAACCGCGGAACAAATTAATGGTGCATCGAAAGTTGTTATAGTCAGAAATGAAATTAATTACTATTCACCGGCTCAGTTTGATGATTCACTAAAAGTTTACACGCGGATCAAATATATTAAAAATTCAAGTTTTGCTTTCGAAGGACTCATCAAAAAATCTGTATCGAATGTCAAAATCGCCGAAAACATATCAGTTCATGTTTGGTTAGATCAACTTACTGGCAAATCGAAAAGGGTCAATGATCGATTTCGCGATAAACTAAAGGAATTTGAACAAAATTCTATCGAGTTTCAAGAAGAAAACGCCTAA
- the ltaE gene encoding low-specificity L-threonine aldolase: protein MEYIDLRSDTVTKPSEAMRRAMMDAEVGDDVYGEDPTVNKLQNKIASMFEKDAALFVPSGTMGNEICIQLHTQPGDEIIVEEDSHIFVYETAAPSLLAGVQMLPLRGDNGVITAEQIKKAIRPAVYYLPPTKLICIENTHGRSAGSVIPIDEIKKVYDVAAEQNIKMHLDGARLWNASVASKIHVRDYAKYFDSISVCFSKALGAPIGSMIIGSHQVIEKARRYRKIFGGGMRQVGILAAAAMYAVENNIDRLSIDHENAKMFSKELSKIQKLKITPENIQTNMVIVDISETGKTQSQVLKLLKEKGILLTPERDSSVRAVMHLDVDKNQVMEAAKIFQSIFDPS, encoded by the coding sequence ATGGAATACATTGATCTTAGAAGCGATACTGTAACGAAGCCATCAGAGGCTATGAGGCGCGCGATGATGGATGCGGAAGTTGGCGACGATGTTTACGGTGAAGATCCAACCGTAAATAAACTCCAGAACAAAATTGCCTCGATGTTCGAGAAAGATGCTGCATTATTTGTTCCCAGCGGAACAATGGGAAACGAAATTTGTATTCAGCTGCATACACAACCGGGAGACGAAATAATTGTGGAGGAAGATTCTCATATATTCGTTTATGAAACCGCGGCACCATCGCTTTTAGCTGGTGTTCAAATGTTACCGTTGCGTGGCGATAACGGTGTTATAACAGCGGAACAAATAAAAAAAGCTATAAGACCGGCGGTATATTATTTACCGCCTACAAAATTAATCTGTATTGAAAACACACATGGCAGAAGTGCGGGATCGGTAATTCCGATTGATGAGATAAAAAAGGTATATGATGTTGCAGCCGAACAAAATATAAAGATGCATTTGGATGGAGCGAGATTATGGAATGCCTCTGTTGCATCTAAAATTCACGTTCGTGATTATGCGAAGTATTTCGATTCAATTTCAGTTTGCTTTTCAAAAGCTTTAGGTGCTCCAATCGGTTCAATGATCATCGGTTCCCATCAGGTGATTGAGAAAGCGCGCAGGTACAGAAAAATATTTGGTGGAGGGATGAGGCAGGTTGGCATTCTTGCGGCAGCGGCGATGTATGCTGTAGAAAATAATATCGACCGACTTTCGATTGATCACGAAAATGCAAAAATGTTTTCTAAAGAATTATCAAAGATACAAAAGCTCAAGATCACTCCTGAGAATATTCAAACTAACATGGTCATCGTAGATATAAGTGAAACAGGAAAAACTCAATCTCAAGTGTTGAAGCTGTTGAAAGAAAAAGGAATATTGCTCACACCGGAACGTGATTCATCAGTTCGTGCTGTCATGCATCTTGATGTTGATAAAAATCAAGTTATGGAGGCGGCAAAAATATTTCAATCAATCTTTGATCCTTCATGA